In one Amaranthus tricolor cultivar Red isolate AtriRed21 chromosome 8, ASM2621246v1, whole genome shotgun sequence genomic region, the following are encoded:
- the LOC130821147 gene encoding putative ribosomal large subunit pseudouridine synthase SVR1, chloroplastic isoform X1, which yields MAAITIGAISATLTIINSHPTRVSFLSIHRTYFRTLSPRLPISLESLTSSNLTVPWIVHALPTTRTSQSLAEGGTQKKNTKKVVTVKEKKTPEEPRYSKAARRFYNENFRGQPQRLAKVLAAAGVASRRSSEELIFQGKVTVNGSVCDKPQTKVDPARDTIYVKGNRLPKRLPSKVYLALNKPKGYICSSGEKEFKSILTLCDDFLKSWDQKNPGQPKPRLFTVGRLDVATTGLIIVTNDGDFAQRVSHPSSNLTKEYIATVNSEVHKRHLVAIGQGTVIDGVQCTPEYVELLPRQPDISRARLRIVVNEGRNHEVRELVKNAGLEIHSLKRIRIGGFRLSSDLGLGKYIELKENDLKALGWEK from the exons ATGGCCGCCATTACAATTGGAGCCATTTCCGCAACGCTTACAATCATAAACTCTCATCCTACTCGAGTGAGTTTCCTCTCCATTCACCGTACTTACTTCCGAACTCTCTCTCCTCGGCTTCCCATTTCACTCGAATCCTTGACCTCTTCCAATCTCACAGTCCCATGGATTGTCCATGCGCTTCCGACCACGCGAACATCACAATCGTTGGCGGAAGGTGGAACGCAGAAGAAGAACACGAAGAAGGTGGTTACTGTAAAGGAGAAGAAGACACCAGAAGAGCCTAGATACTCCAAGGCTGCTCGTAGGTTCTATAATGAGAATTTTAGGGGACAACCTCAACGGCTTGCGAAGGTACTTGCTGCTGCTGGAG TGGCATCAAGGAGAAGCAGTGAAGAGCTTATATTTCAGGGAAAAGTTACTGTTAATGGTTCTGTTTGCGATAAACCTCAG ACAAAAGTAGATCCTGCCAGAGACACTATCTATGTCAAGGGAAACCGCCTACCTAAAAGATTGCCGTCAAAGGTCTATCTTGCTCTGAACAAGCCTAAAGG GTACATTTGTTCTTCTGGGGAGAAAGAGTTCAAATCTATTTTGACATTGTGCGATGATTTTCTGAAGAGTTGG GACCAAAAAAATCCTGGACAGCCAAAGCCACGGCTATTTACTGTTGGACGCCTAGATGTTGCAACAACTGGACTAATTATTGTGACAAATGATG GTGATTTTGCTCAAAGAGTGTCACACCCATCATCTAATTTAACTAAGGA ATACATAGCGACAGTTAACAGTGAAGTTCATAAGCGCCACTTAGTAGCCATTGGCCAAGGAACAGTAATAGATGGTGTGCAATGCACTCCTGAATACGTGGAACTACTTCCTCGACAGCCAGATATTTCCAGAGCTCGCCTTCGTATTGTG GTTAATGAAGGAAGAAACCATGAGGTTCGGGAGCTTGTGAAAAATGCTGGACTTGAG ATTCATTCCCTTAAACGTATTCGTATTGGTGGTTTCAGGCTGTCTTCGGACCTTGG GCTTGGGAAATACATTGAACTGAAAGAAAATGATCTCAAAGCTCTTGGATGGGAGAAGTAA
- the LOC130821149 gene encoding CAX-interacting protein 4 has product MDNKMFIRLVEEKKKRVMERKEAPLKWEQRLEAAAKAKADAEAKERKIKLAKKNKKKWVSDSDSDTESESGHGGRKSRKRSHKKHKRHTHFDSVDEKREKKSKRKSRRHSSDSSDSSDYYDSVSEDDRRRRKRSQRKYGRRDSGSADSSSDEDAAVRRSHKRHHKRHKRSDSESSDFSEEDARRRSKHHKRHRRSRSNDLRSSSDDGYLERRKTHRNDRRSNSLGKPSDDQGRHKKDDYYHHHNDIHENNGIAKITTVSGNPPLEANGDSLQHEKPK; this is encoded by the coding sequence ATGGACAACAAGATGTTCATCCGGTTGGTCGAGGAGAAGAAGAAGCGAGTCATGGAGAGGAAAGAAGCGCCACTGAAATGGGAGCAGAGATTAGAAGCGGCTGCAAAAGCAAAAGCTGATGCTGAGGCTAAAGAAAGGAAGATAAAGTTggcaaagaaaaacaaaaagaagtgGGTATCTGATTCTGATAGTGATACTGAATCTGAAAGTGGTCATGGAGGCCGAAAGTCCAGAAAGCGATCCCATAAGAAGCATAAAAGGCACACACATTTTGATTCAGTAGATGAGAAGAGGGAGAAGAAATCCAAGCGCAAATCTAGGAGACACTCATCAGACTCTAGTGACAGCAGTGATTATTATGACAGTGTCTCTGAAGATGACAGGAGAAGAAGGAAGCGATCTCAGAGAAAGTATGGTCGACGTGATTCTGGTTCTGCCGATTCTTCTTCCGATGAAGACGCTGCTGTGAGGAGATCTCACAAAAGGCACCACAAACGCCACAAAAGGTCAGACAGTGAATCTTCTGATTTCTCTGAGGAGGACGCTCGAAGGAGATCCAAGCACCACAAGCGTCATCGTAGATCCAGGTCGAATGACTTGAGATCTTCTAGTGATGATGGCTATTTGGAAAGGAGGAAAACTCACAGGAATGACAGAAGAAGCAACTCACTAGGAAAACCATCCGATGATCAAGGTAGACACAAGAAGGATGATTACTACCATCATCACAATGACATTCATGAAAACAATGGGATTGCCAAAATAACAACAGTTTCGGGTAATCCGCCACTCGAAGCAAATGGTGATAGTTTGCAGCATGAAAAACCGAAGTAA
- the LOC130821147 gene encoding putative ribosomal large subunit pseudouridine synthase SVR1, chloroplastic isoform X2: MAAITIGAISATLTIINSHPTRVSFLSIHRTYFRTLSPRLPISLESLTSSNLTVPWIVHALPTTRTSQSLAEGGTQKKNTKKVVTVKEKKTPEEPRYSKAARRFYNENFRGQPQRLAKVLAAAGVASRRSSEELIFQGKVTVNGSVCDKPQTKVDPARDTIYVKGNRLPKRLPSKVYLALNKPKGYICSSGEKEFKSILTLCDDFLKSWDQKNPGQPKPRLFTVGRLDVATTGLIIVTNDGDFAQRVSHPSSNLTKEYIATVNSEVHKRHLVAIGQGTVIDGVQCTPEYVELLPRQPDISRARLRIVVNEGRNHEVRELVKNAGLEIHSLKRIRIGGFRLSSDLG, encoded by the exons ATGGCCGCCATTACAATTGGAGCCATTTCCGCAACGCTTACAATCATAAACTCTCATCCTACTCGAGTGAGTTTCCTCTCCATTCACCGTACTTACTTCCGAACTCTCTCTCCTCGGCTTCCCATTTCACTCGAATCCTTGACCTCTTCCAATCTCACAGTCCCATGGATTGTCCATGCGCTTCCGACCACGCGAACATCACAATCGTTGGCGGAAGGTGGAACGCAGAAGAAGAACACGAAGAAGGTGGTTACTGTAAAGGAGAAGAAGACACCAGAAGAGCCTAGATACTCCAAGGCTGCTCGTAGGTTCTATAATGAGAATTTTAGGGGACAACCTCAACGGCTTGCGAAGGTACTTGCTGCTGCTGGAG TGGCATCAAGGAGAAGCAGTGAAGAGCTTATATTTCAGGGAAAAGTTACTGTTAATGGTTCTGTTTGCGATAAACCTCAG ACAAAAGTAGATCCTGCCAGAGACACTATCTATGTCAAGGGAAACCGCCTACCTAAAAGATTGCCGTCAAAGGTCTATCTTGCTCTGAACAAGCCTAAAGG GTACATTTGTTCTTCTGGGGAGAAAGAGTTCAAATCTATTTTGACATTGTGCGATGATTTTCTGAAGAGTTGG GACCAAAAAAATCCTGGACAGCCAAAGCCACGGCTATTTACTGTTGGACGCCTAGATGTTGCAACAACTGGACTAATTATTGTGACAAATGATG GTGATTTTGCTCAAAGAGTGTCACACCCATCATCTAATTTAACTAAGGA ATACATAGCGACAGTTAACAGTGAAGTTCATAAGCGCCACTTAGTAGCCATTGGCCAAGGAACAGTAATAGATGGTGTGCAATGCACTCCTGAATACGTGGAACTACTTCCTCGACAGCCAGATATTTCCAGAGCTCGCCTTCGTATTGTG GTTAATGAAGGAAGAAACCATGAGGTTCGGGAGCTTGTGAAAAATGCTGGACTTGAG ATTCATTCCCTTAAACGTATTCGTATTGGTGGTTTCAGGCTGTCTTCGGACCTTGGGTAA
- the LOC130821147 gene encoding putative ribosomal large subunit pseudouridine synthase SVR1, chloroplastic isoform X3 yields MAAITIGAISATLTIINSHPTRVSFLSIHRTYFRTLSPRLPISLESLTSSNLTVPWIVHALPTTRTSQSLAEGGTQKKNTKKVVTVKEKKTPEEPRYSKAARRFYNENFRGQPQRLAKVLAAAGVASRRSSEELIFQGKVTVNGSVCDKPQTKVDPARDTIYVKGNRLPKRLPSKVYLALNKPKGYICSSGEKEFKSILTLCDDFLKSWDQKNPGQPKPRLFTVGRLDVATTGLIIVTNDGDFAQRVSHPSSNLTKEYIATVNSEVHKRHLVAIGQGTVIDGVQCTPEYVELLPRQPDISRARLRIVVNEGRNHEVRELVKNAGLEAWEIH; encoded by the exons ATGGCCGCCATTACAATTGGAGCCATTTCCGCAACGCTTACAATCATAAACTCTCATCCTACTCGAGTGAGTTTCCTCTCCATTCACCGTACTTACTTCCGAACTCTCTCTCCTCGGCTTCCCATTTCACTCGAATCCTTGACCTCTTCCAATCTCACAGTCCCATGGATTGTCCATGCGCTTCCGACCACGCGAACATCACAATCGTTGGCGGAAGGTGGAACGCAGAAGAAGAACACGAAGAAGGTGGTTACTGTAAAGGAGAAGAAGACACCAGAAGAGCCTAGATACTCCAAGGCTGCTCGTAGGTTCTATAATGAGAATTTTAGGGGACAACCTCAACGGCTTGCGAAGGTACTTGCTGCTGCTGGAG TGGCATCAAGGAGAAGCAGTGAAGAGCTTATATTTCAGGGAAAAGTTACTGTTAATGGTTCTGTTTGCGATAAACCTCAG ACAAAAGTAGATCCTGCCAGAGACACTATCTATGTCAAGGGAAACCGCCTACCTAAAAGATTGCCGTCAAAGGTCTATCTTGCTCTGAACAAGCCTAAAGG GTACATTTGTTCTTCTGGGGAGAAAGAGTTCAAATCTATTTTGACATTGTGCGATGATTTTCTGAAGAGTTGG GACCAAAAAAATCCTGGACAGCCAAAGCCACGGCTATTTACTGTTGGACGCCTAGATGTTGCAACAACTGGACTAATTATTGTGACAAATGATG GTGATTTTGCTCAAAGAGTGTCACACCCATCATCTAATTTAACTAAGGA ATACATAGCGACAGTTAACAGTGAAGTTCATAAGCGCCACTTAGTAGCCATTGGCCAAGGAACAGTAATAGATGGTGTGCAATGCACTCCTGAATACGTGGAACTACTTCCTCGACAGCCAGATATTTCCAGAGCTCGCCTTCGTATTGTG GTTAATGAAGGAAGAAACCATGAGGTTCGGGAGCTTGTGAAAAATGCTGGACTTGAG GCTTGGGAAATACATTGA
- the LOC130821148 gene encoding ATP synthase subunit beta, mitochondrial → MASRRLVHSFARSLRRSSRPSLSSPKPSSYKRPSSRGYLLNRVADYASSSAAAAPPSSSPVKSGTSGSGKITDDFTGKGAIGKVCQVIGAVVDVRFDEGLPPILTALEVLDNQNRLVLEVAQHLGESMVRTIAMDGTEGLVRGQPVLNTGSPITIPVGRATLGRIMNVIGEPIDERGEFKTDHYLPIHREAPAFVEQATEQQILVTGIKVVDLLAPYQRGGKIGLFGGAGVGKTVLIMELINNVAKAHGGFSVFAGVGERTREGNDLYREMVESGVIKLGDQQAESKCALVYGQMNEPPGARARVGLTGLTVAEHFRDAEGQDVLLFIDNIFRFTQANSEVSALLGRIPSAVGYQPTLATDLGGLQERITTTKKGSITSVQAIYVPADDLTDPAPATTFAHLDATTVLSRQISELGIYPAVDPLDSTSRMLSPHILGEEHYNTARGVQKVLQNYKNLQDIIAILGMDELSEDDKLTVARARKIQRFLSQPFHVAEVFTGAPGKYVELKESITSFQGVLDGKYDDLSEQSFYMVGGIEEVIAKAEKIAKESAA, encoded by the exons ATGGCGTCGCGAAGACTGGTACACTCTTTCGCTCGCTCTCTTCGCCGATCTTCAAGACCATCTCTATCTTCTCCCAAACCATCCTCTTACAAACGGCCTTCATCTCGCGGTTATCTTCTCAACAGAGTCGCTGATTATGCCTCATCTTCCGCAGCTGCTGCTCCGCCTTCTTCTTCTCCTGTGAAATCTGGAACTTCTGGTTCCGGGAAAATCACCGATGATTTTACCGGAAAAGGGGCTATCGGAAAGGTTTGTCAGGTGATTGGTGCCGTCGTGGATGTTCGATTTGATGAGGGTTTGCCCCCGATCCTGACTGCCCTTGAGGTTCTTGATAATCAGAATCGATTGGTTCTTGAGGTTGCCCAGCATTTGGGTGAGAGTATGGTTAGAACTATTGCTATGGATGGTACTGAAGGTCTTGTTCGTGGTCAACCTGTTTTGAATACTGGATCTCCTATTACT ATTCCTGTTGGAAGAGCTACCCTTGGTCGTATCATGAATGTCATTGGAGAGCCAATTGATGAAAGGGGAGAATTCA AGACCGACCACTATTTGCCCATTCACAGAGAGGCACCAGCTTTTGTTGAACAAGCAACTGAGCAGCAGATCCTTGTTACTGGGATTAAG GTCGTCGATCTCCTAGCTCCATACCAAAGGGGAGGAAAGATTGGGCTGTTTGGAGGTGCTGGTGTCGGTAAAACTGTGCTTATTATGGAGCTGATCAACAATGTTGCCAAAGCTCATG GTGGTTTCTCTGTGTTCGCTGGAGTTGGTGAGCGTACCCGTGAGGGTAATGACTTGTACAGAGAAATGGTTGAGAGTGGTGTCATCAAGCTAGGTGACCAGCAG GCTGAAAGCAAATGTGCTCTTGTCTACGGTCAAATGAATGAGCCTCCAGGTGCTCGTGCCCGTGTTGGACTAACTGGATTGACAGTTGCTGAGCACTTCCGTGATGCTGAGGGACAAGATGTGCTGCTCTTTATTGATAACATTTTCCGTTTTACccaa GCCAACTCAGAGGTGTCTGCTTTACTTGGACGTATTCCCTCTGCTGTCGGTTATCAACCAACCTTAGCTACTGATCTTGGAGGTCTTCAAGAGCGTATTACGACCACCAAGAAGGGTTCCATTACGTCTGTACAGGCTATTTATGTGCCTGCTGATGACTTGACAGATCCTGCTCCTGCCACAACATTTGCTCACTTGGATGCCACAACTGTGCTGTCCCGACAG aTTTCTGAGCTTGGTATCTACCCTGCTGTCGACCCTCTTGATTCTACATCTCGTATGCTTTCTCCTCACATTTTGGGTGAGGAGCATTACAACACTGCCCGTGGAGTGCAGAAAGTTCTTCAGAACTACAAGAATCTCCAGGATATCATTGCCATTTTGGGTATGGATGAGTTGAGTGAAGATGACAAATTAACTGTGGCTCGTGCTCGTAAGATTCAGAGATTCTTAAGTCAGCCCTTCCATGTTGCTGAGGTTTTCACGGGTGCTCCTGGCAAGTATGTGGAGTTGAAGGAAAGCATTACCAGTTTCCAG GGTGTCTTGGACGGTAAATACGATGACCTTTCTGAGCAATCTTTTTACATGGTTGGAGGAATTGAAGAGGTTATTGCCAAGGCTGAGAAGATTGCCAAGGAATCTGCAGCTTAA